The following coding sequences lie in one Myxococcus xanthus genomic window:
- a CDS encoding DUF3349 domain-containing protein translates to MSIPSHLVSTASLISRAFPNGITEASYLPLLAVLYPHMADEHLVEVVSQLTGLDRGVVLNDVYAAGAGVGLAPDSVAAVRARLVSAGLGKWGLED, encoded by the coding sequence ATGAGCATTCCATCCCATCTCGTGAGTACTGCGAGCCTGATCAGCAGAGCATTCCCGAATGGAATCACAGAGGCCAGCTACCTGCCGCTCCTGGCAGTGCTGTACCCGCATATGGCCGATGAGCATCTTGTGGAGGTCGTGAGTCAACTCACGGGACTCGATCGTGGCGTCGTTCTGAATGACGTCTATGCGGCAGGCGCAGGTGTTGGCCTGGCTCCCGATTCAGTTGCCGCCGTTCGTGCCCGGCTTGTTTCTGCCGGGCTGGGCAAATGGGGCCTGGAAGACTGA